A window of the Helianthus annuus cultivar XRQ/B chromosome 4, HanXRQr2.0-SUNRISE, whole genome shotgun sequence genome harbors these coding sequences:
- the LOC110934619 gene encoding uncharacterized protein LOC110934619, which yields MSDHFSVEEFSSLTNDRAWYNIIFVKVEFIWHDVDGKRLVVIFLDQHRQKIVAFVPQNLIHKYNDASLMGGFFSLNHFQIENLNYLECPKYQNYVLVWSEKKIVINEYTKLSSLTLTIPRGASLYPLVPSIIELKHDRRPQMDIVDVVGRIIEGKRDRCCFELSLQDKTGHTIQLFLSALKPSDVIRSIRAVQQRSIIYVSRLKLVHLPDSMLCFTHEHSNN from the exons ATGTCTGATCATTTTTCCGTTGAAGAATTTTCATCATTGACAAATGATAGAGCATGGTATAATATAATCTTTGTTAAGGTGGAGTTTATTTGGCATGACGTCGATGGAAAGAGATTAGTGGTTATATTTCTTGATCAACAC AGACAAAAAATTGTTGCGTTCGTCCCACAAAATTTGATACACAAATATAATGACGCGTCATTGATGGGTGGTTTTTTTTCGTTGAATCATTTCCAAATTGAGAATCTCAACTATCTTGAGTGCCCAAAGTACCAGAATTACGTGTTAGTTTGGTCCGAGAAGAAAATTGTCATCAACGAATATACAAAGCTTTCTTCACTTACGCTTACGATTCCAAGGGGTGCTTCTTTATATCCATTGGTCCCTTCCATTATAGAATTGAAGCATGACAGGAGACCTCAAATGGATATTGTTG ATGTGGTTGGGAGAATAATAGAAGGCAAACGTGATCGATGTTGTTTTGAACTTTCTCTTCAAGATAAGAC TGGTCACACAATACAATTGTTTTTGTCTGCCCTGAAGCCTTCCGATGTGATACGTTCCATTCGAGCCGTGCAACAAAGGTCCATCATATATGTATCACGTCTCAAGTTGGTTCATCTACCAGATAGTATGTTATGCTTTACACATGAACATTCTAATAATTAG
- the LOC110933340 gene encoding F-box/kelch-repeat protein At3g17530 translates to MADLPTHTIVFEILTRLPAKDVGRSKSVCKQWYALLSTQDFVKIHCSRSVVSSNQRVLLIDDLTCSVRPIISNNNDYGPSSTVTFPFHHQNNDVSILSHLNGLLCVCLNDTYELLLWNPTTTAFKRLSTPDSHGFYINNLDAIGLYVDADDDYKVLHIKRRSGVLGVYVYSREVDSWRNIPFITRQEYLSPHFNWSAGTFCGGTLYFTVCECWIGGTNVVICFDVNSEQFKEISFPPVPSNGMVQGVLVNVKNVLHMFASTGMFEMTHDLWTLQGDYWIKVLSCPPIPPISLSLWCDITHYVTNGNWFMMTKLGKLFTIEMDMKPFECFYPVSWFRGFKGAVFVQTIVSPSI, encoded by the coding sequence ATGGCTGACCTTCCTACTCATACAATCGTGTTTGAGATATTAACGAGGCTGCCAGCAAAGGATGTAGGTCGTTCTAAGAGTGTATGTAAGCAATGGTATGCGTTATTGTCAACACAAGATTTCGTAAAGATACATTGTTCTCGCTCAGTAGTTTCATCTAACCAGAGAGTTCTACTAATTGACGACCTAACGTGTTCTGTTCGTCCAATCATCTCTAATAACAATGACTATGGTCCAAGCTCAACAGTTACATTTCCATTCCATCACCAAAATAATGATGTCTCAATACTTTCACATTTGAACGGATTGTTGTGTGTTTGCTTGAATGATACATACGAGCTGcttctttggaatccaacaacTACTGCTTTCAAGCGTTTGTCAACCCCTGATTCTCATGGATTCTATATAAATAACCTTGATGCCATTGGTTTGTACGTTGACGCTGACGATGATTACAAGGTCTTGCATATAAAGCGTAGGAGTGGTGTACTTGGTGTCTATGTTTATTCTAGGGAAGTAGACTCTTGGAGAAATATTCCTTTCATAACAAGACAAGAGTACCTAAGCCCTCATTTCAATTGGTCAGCTGGCACATTTTGTGGTGGTACTCTATATTTCACTGTTTGCGAATGTTGGATTGGAGGTACGAATGTGGTGATTTGTTTTGATGTTAATTCGGAGCAGTTCAAGGAGATAAGCTTTCCACCCGTTCCTTCTAATGGAATGGTTCAAGGTGTTTTAGTTAATGTAAAAAATGTGCTTCACATGTTTGCTAGCACTGGCATGTTTGAGATGACGCATGACCTATGGACACTACAAGGGGATTACTGGATTAAGGTCTTATCATGTCCTCCGATCCCCCCGATATCATTGTCATTGTGGTGCGATATAACACATTATGTGACAAATGGTAATTGGTTTATGATGACTAAATTAGGGAAGTTGTTTACAATTGAAATGGATATGAAGCCCTTCGAATGTTTTTATCCCGTTTCTTGGTTTCGAGGTTTTAAGGGTGCGGTGTTTGTGCAGACCATTGTTTCACCAAGTATTTAG